The following coding sequences lie in one Apium graveolens cultivar Ventura chromosome 1, ASM990537v1, whole genome shotgun sequence genomic window:
- the LOC141711136 gene encoding uncharacterized protein LOC141711136, translating into MASSSVNLEDMYAKLSLTPEEEDGILVREEDVGQIQQKFVLVGLFLTDRNVNFQAIQNVLADLWRPKEGVEIHDLGGQRYSFVFYHVLDMERVIDGSPWTFEQGMLVYHKLEAHEDPNTIQLKTMDVWVQVYDLPMGMISEKIIQSIGNFVGEFVKADPANMNGLWKPFVRVRVRMNIEIPLKRRMKLKRAGRDFNWVNFKYERLSMFCFVCGCLGHSDRECSVVYANPGKTIERAYGVWLRAPGKNSRTQNTRSK; encoded by the coding sequence ATGGCGTCATCAAGTGTGAATTTGGAAGATATGTATGCAAAACTGTCGTTAACACCGGAGGAGGAAGATGGAATTCTGGTGAGGGAAGAAGATGTGGGTCAGATTCAACAAAAATTTGTTTTGGTGGGACTTTTTCTTACTGATAGAAATGTGAACTTCCAAGCAATACAAAATGTTTTGGCCGATTTGTGGAGACCTAAGGAAGGAGTGGAGATACATGATCTTGGAGGACAACGTTATTCTTTCGTGTTCTACCACGTATTGGATATGGAGAGAGTTATCGATGGAAGTCCATGGACGTTTGAACAAGGGATGTTAGTGTATCATAAATTGGAAGCACATGAGGACCCAAATACAATACAATTAAAGACGATGGATGTCTGGGTTCAGGTGTATGATCTACCAATGGGGATGATATCGGAGAAAATTATACAGAGTATAGGTAATTTTGTGGGGGAATTTGTAAAAGCAGATCCAGCTAATATGAATGGATTATGGAAGCCTTTTGTACGTGTTCGGGTGAGAATGAATATTGAGATACCATTGAAGCGTAGAATGAAGCTCAAACGTGCAGGCAGAGATTTTAACTGGGTAAATTTTAAATATGAACGTCTTAGTATGTTCTGTTTTGTATGTGGCTGTTTGGGACATTCGGATCGGGAGTGCTCTGTGGTGTATGCTAATCCAGGTAAAACTATTGAGAGGGCATATGGTGTTTGGCTAAGGGCACCAGGCAAGAACAGTAGAACTCAAAATACAAGGTCAAAGTGA
- the LOC141711152 gene encoding uncharacterized protein LOC141711152, which translates to MCAEGLSAIIRRNEMSGLLHGCRIARGAPVISHLLFADDCYFFFRATMAEANVMKCILDRYADISGQVINFNKSAITFSSNTGEEARREVCSQLQVVENMSPGKYLGMSMSIGRKKNEVFNFLVDRIEQKLQTWRMQNISKVGKVILLKGAAQTVPNFWMQLFLISLEICDSIEKKMNSYWWGVVLNGCRGVGFVK; encoded by the coding sequence ATGTGTGCCGAGGGATTAAGTGCGATTATTCGAAGGAATGAGATGAGTGGTTTGTTACATGGGTGTCGTATAGCAAGGGGAGCACCGGTCATCTCCCATTTATTGTTTGCAGATGACTGCTATTTCTTTTTCCGAGCAACTATGGCTGAAGCTAATGTAATGAAATGTATTTTGGATAGATATGCTGATATCTCAGGGCAGGTGataaattttaataaatcagcTATTACATTTTCTTCAAATACAGGGGAAGAAGCTCGTAGAGAGGTCTGTTCACAATTGCAGGTGGTTGAGAATATGAGCCCGGGTAAATATCTTGGAATGTCAATGTCAATaggaaggaagaaaaatgaggtCTTTAATTTTCTGGTGGATCGTATTGAGCAGAAACTACAGACATGGAGGATGCAGAATATATCAAAAGTAGGTAAGGTTATTTTGCTCAAAGGTGCAGCGCAAACAGTACCGAATTTTTGGATGCAGTTGTTTCTAATTTCTTTGGAAATCTGTGATTCAATTGAGAAAAAAATGAATTCGTATTGGTGGGGGGTGGTATTAAATGGATGTCGTGGAGTAGGGTTTGTGAAGTGA
- the LOC141711143 gene encoding uncharacterized protein LOC141711143, giving the protein MGERFQEKDGVITEIQGGEGVITVKQRFLGDQGVKQNAIFVDVMDESGKFKSSEIVVMDSKRKRIDDEEIANNQEMVNMIEYSNVNVSKNGPEADVQGQSGGLALLWRFEGGCKVVKVTRHFIDFEVENIQVGRWRYTGFYGCPERRRRRESWGLISYLANKSNLPWCILRDFNDMMYRDEKMGGRDHTRDLLLGFTATINDCGLRDLGFVGEKYTWERSRGKPNWIQERLDRGFADQRWQTLFPLAEVLVIEVATSDHLPLFLSLNKKVYEAKGHRFRFENIWLREKECMNVVRNGWDLARGMDVTGKIQVCAEKLQQWGGGLSNEYKAKIHQCRLRLKKLRSWRDCQGIQQYNATRRKNNKVDKIKDANGVWQEEKEDIQRVIEDYFSELFTASNLQGSLSDREVVKQVSDLENEELLGEITGEEVKEAIFSMHPDKASGIDGFNPAFYQAFWSVVEIDVVKFCHDFMQTGLLPEGVNKTLVCLIPKVKIPQTMGDLRPISLCNVLVRILSKVLSIRLKRCLGSIISENQSAFIEGRLLTDNALITFEINHYMKRHTQGKVGVAGFKIDVSKAYDRLEWDFISSMMKRFGFNQIWIHRIMYFISSVS; this is encoded by the exons ATGGGGGAGAGATTTCAGGAGAAAGATGGTGTAATTACCGAGATTCAAGGGGGAGAGGGCGTTATCACAGTCAAGCAGCGTTTTCTGGGGGATCAGGGAGTTAAACAGAATGCTATTTTTGTGGATGTGATGGATGAAAGCGGAAAATTTAAATCATCCGAGATTGTAGTCATGGACTCAAAAAGGAAACGTATTgatgatgaggaaattgctaatAATCAGGAGATGGTAAATATGATTGAGTATTCAAATGTTAACGTTTCAAAAAACGGACCAGAGGCGG ATGTTCAAGGCCAGAGTGGGGGATTAGCTTTACTTTGGAGATTTGAAGGAGGTTGCAAGGTAGTAAAAGTCACTCGTCATTTTATAGATTTTGAAGTGGAAAATATTCAAGTGGGGAGGTGGAGGTATACGGGATTTTATGGGTGCCCAGAAAGAAGGAGAAGACGTGAGTCATGGGGGTTAATATCGTATTTGGCCAACAAGTCAAATCTACCATGGTGTATTCTACGGGACTTTAATGATATGATGTATAGAGATGAGAAGATGGGAGGAAGGGATCATACGAGAGATTTGTTACTAGGTTTTACGGCTACTATTAATGATTGTGGTCTTAGGGATTTGGGTTTTGTAGGAGAAAAGTATACGTGGGAGCGTTCGAGGGGGAAACCAAACTGGATTCAGGAACGTTTGGATCGAGGTTTTGCTGATCAGAGATGGCAAACATTGTTTCCTTTGGCAGAAGTTCTGGTGATTGAGGTGGCCACTTCAGATCATTTACCTTTGTTCTTATCGTTGAATAAAAAGGTGTATGAGGCTAAAGGACATCGGTTTAGATTTGAGAATATTTGGCTGCGGGAGAAGGAGTGTATGAATGTAGTGAGAAATGGGTGGGATCTAGCAAGAGGTATGGATGTTACGGGTAAAATTCAAGTATGTGCTGAGAAGTTACAACAATGGGGGGGTGGCCTGAGTAATGAGTATAAGGCAAAGATTCATCAGTGTCGTTTGAGGTTGAAAAAGCTACGGTCATGGAGGGATTGTCAAGGTATTCAGCAGTACAATGCAACTAG GCGGAAGAATAATAAAGTGGACAAAATTAAAGATGCAAATGGAGTGTGGCAGGAAGAAAAGGAGGATATTCAGAGAGTCATTGAagactatttttcagaattattcaCAGCGTCAAATCTGCAAGGTAGCTTATCAGACAGGGAGGTGGTTAAACAGGTGTCAGACTTGGAAAATGAGGAGCTGTTAGGGGAAATAACAGGTGAAGAAGTGAAGGAGGCTATTTTTTCTATGCATCCAGACAAAGCATCGGGGATTGATGGTTTTAATCCTGCCTTTTATCAAGCTTTTTGGAGTGTGGTCGAAATAGATGTGGTGAAGTTTTGTCATGATTTTATGCAAACAGGGTTGCTTCCTGAGGGAGTGAATAAAACTTTAGTGTGTTTGATTCCAAAGGTAAAGATTCCTCAGACCATGGGTGATTTACGTCCAATTTCTTTATGTAATGTACTAGTACGAATCTTATCGAAGGTGCTATCAATTAGATTGAAACGTTGTTTGGGTTCAATCATATCTGAAAATCAAAGTGCATTTATAGAAGGACGTCTGCTTACTGATAATGCTTTAATTACTTTTGAAATCAACCATTACATGAAGAGGCATACTCAAGGTAAGGTGGGAGTTGCTGGATTCAAAATCGATGTATCTAAAGCATATGACAGATTAGAATGGGATTTTATTAGTAGTATGATGAAGAGATTTGGTTTTAATCAGATTTGGATCCACAGAATTATGTATTTTATTAGTTCTGTATCATAA